One Aerococcus urinaeequi DNA segment encodes these proteins:
- a CDS encoding carbonic anhydrase — MRDFKPAVDHFHETAYKDKQDIYEALARTHSPHTLVITCGDSRINVESLLQAGPGEVFQIRNIANIVPEYNDPDPVLSLQAGLDFTVTSLKVNNIILLGHINCGGCNTCLNPPENFDEMPYLKEWIGKLNPVKESIEDQLAELDDPVAKSDLMEKTNIITQYNHLMEYPIIADRVAAGNLKVEGWHFHTDEGFVEVYQPETKTFKRL; from the coding sequence ATGAGAGATTTTAAACCAGCGGTCGATCACTTCCATGAAACGGCCTATAAAGACAAACAAGACATCTACGAAGCATTAGCGCGCACCCATTCGCCACACACCTTAGTGATTACCTGTGGTGATTCACGTATTAATGTTGAGAGCTTGTTACAAGCCGGCCCCGGCGAAGTTTTCCAAATCCGAAATATCGCAAATATCGTACCAGAATACAACGACCCAGACCCAGTATTATCCTTACAAGCAGGTTTAGACTTCACTGTAACCTCATTAAAAGTCAATAATATTATCTTACTTGGCCATATTAACTGCGGGGGGTGTAACACTTGCCTAAACCCACCAGAAAATTTTGACGAAATGCCTTACTTAAAAGAATGGATTGGCAAGTTAAATCCAGTCAAGGAATCTATCGAAGACCAATTAGCTGAGTTAGACGATCCAGTTGCTAAGAGTGACTTGATGGAAAAAACGAATATCATTACCCAATACAACCACTTAATGGAATACCCAATCATCGCTGACCGTGTTGCAGCCGGAAACCTAAAAGTAGAAGGTTGGCATTTCCATACGGATGAAGGTTTTGTTGAAGTTTATCAGCCAGAAACAAAGACATTCAAGCGACTTTAA
- a CDS encoding ribonuclease domain-containing protein, giving the protein MRNPQKNQLEAIQQLIKNPKSVIGIILAALAVYASQEPWNTDDQNNNQSDQAQVADNESDSSTTSESATESAQATDGDTVQVAEEGTYTSPEEVAAYIDQYDTLPENYITKSEAEDLGWESSDGNLWEVAEGMSIGGDYFGNYEGLLPEEDDHREADVNYDGGFRGAERIIYSDDGDIYYTDDHYESFQQLY; this is encoded by the coding sequence ATGAGGAATCCACAGAAAAATCAGTTAGAAGCGATCCAGCAGCTAATCAAAAATCCGAAGTCGGTTATAGGGATAATCTTAGCGGCGTTAGCAGTCTATGCCTCGCAAGAACCGTGGAATACGGACGACCAGAACAACAATCAAAGTGACCAAGCACAAGTAGCTGACAACGAATCAGATTCTTCAACGACTAGCGAATCTGCAACAGAATCCGCTCAAGCAACAGACGGGGACACAGTCCAAGTGGCTGAAGAAGGAACTTACACAAGTCCTGAAGAAGTAGCTGCCTACATCGATCAATATGACACACTGCCAGAAAACTACATCACCAAATCCGAAGCCGAAGATTTAGGTTGGGAATCTAGCGACGGCAACTTGTGGGAAGTAGCAGAAGGCATGTCAATTGGTGGCGATTATTTTGGAAACTACGAAGGCCTACTGCCAGAAGAAGACGACCACCGAGAAGCAGACGTTAATTATGATGGCGGTTTCCGCGGCGCTGAACGCATTATCTATTCAGACGACGGCGATATTTACTACACGGACGACCACTACGAATCCTTCCAACAACTCTATTAA
- a CDS encoding barstar family protein — protein MQTLIIDGQDLYGQKDLHDYLAKALDFPSYYGANLDALHDMLTSWQTPIIIYLVNLDALSDHLGATYSKKFLKLLLDVEEKNAFLTILR, from the coding sequence ATGCAAACACTTATCATTGATGGACAAGACCTTTATGGGCAAAAGGACTTGCACGATTACCTAGCAAAAGCCCTAGATTTCCCTAGCTATTACGGTGCCAATCTAGATGCCCTTCACGACATGCTAACTTCATGGCAAACACCCATCATCATTTACTTAGTCAACCTAGATGCCTTGTCAGACCACCTAGGCGCGACTTACAGCAAAAAGTTCCTCAAATTATTGTTGGATGTTGAAGAAAAGAATGCATTCTTGACGATTCTTAGGTAA